Proteins encoded in a region of the Flammeovirga yaeyamensis genome:
- the bglX gene encoding beta-glucosidase BglX, with translation MKFFNYLLSTLFLLSAFGCQQTQAPKSDMDVFVDNLISQMTLEEKAGQLNLIPYEGSVDDPEFINQLENGRVGAILKSNGAARNRQIQEIAIQKSRLKIPIMFQEDVIHGYKTIAPVPLAEAASWNIQLIKESAKVAAVEAAASGIHLTYAPMVDISVDPRWGRVLEAGGEDVYLGSLISKARVEGFQGNQLDDPNTVMACVKHFAGYGASLAGRDYNIINFSDREMMETYVPPFKAAIDAGVGSVMCAYSAVQSIPATANKYLLTDLLKKELGFDGFLMTDWSTISNLVYTGVAENDTIAAKLALEAGIEMDMKAEVFVNRLPDMVRDGIVKEALVDNAVRKVLEAKYKLGLFQDPYSYFDETREKKVVMSADHQQKVKQMALESMVLLKNENVLPISEKKKNIVVVGPLAKTKKDLLGWWFCKGEEEDVISIYEGIEQHSSKPKLRFAQGCEIDSFRVAGKELIPQAVRAAKNADIIVAVIGEEYWMSGEGGGVANLRLPSAQEELIAELGKLGKPLVSVVVSGRPYVLTDIAEHSDAVLQAWMPGTMGGEAVAEILFGDFNPVGRLPMTFPIHEGQVPIYYNYRKTSHDFNAPDRYSTRHLDIPHEPLYPFGYGLSYAKFSYGEIELDKPQFSMNEELTASIEVTNMGEVEGTETVQMYIRDNVCQITRPVKELKGFQKVNLSPNEIKKVSFTITKDDLTYLDKDLKMAVDAGEFTLFIGPNSSENKQTTFTLK, from the coding sequence ATGAAATTTTTTAATTATTTATTATCAACACTTTTCTTACTAAGTGCATTTGGTTGTCAACAAACACAAGCACCAAAAAGTGACATGGATGTTTTTGTAGATAACTTGATATCGCAAATGACATTAGAAGAAAAGGCAGGACAGCTAAACCTAATACCTTACGAAGGATCTGTAGATGATCCCGAGTTTATTAATCAGCTAGAAAATGGAAGAGTTGGTGCCATCTTAAAATCAAATGGTGCGGCTAGAAATAGACAAATTCAAGAAATAGCGATTCAAAAATCAAGGTTGAAAATTCCGATCATGTTCCAAGAAGATGTGATCCACGGGTATAAAACAATTGCTCCAGTTCCATTGGCAGAAGCAGCAAGCTGGAATATTCAATTAATAAAAGAATCAGCAAAAGTAGCGGCAGTAGAAGCGGCGGCATCAGGTATTCATCTTACTTATGCTCCAATGGTAGATATTTCTGTAGACCCTCGTTGGGGTAGAGTATTGGAAGCAGGTGGAGAAGATGTATACTTAGGAAGCCTTATCTCTAAAGCAAGGGTTGAAGGTTTTCAAGGAAATCAATTAGACGATCCCAATACAGTAATGGCTTGTGTAAAACACTTTGCTGGTTATGGGGCATCTTTGGCGGGTAGAGATTACAACATTATTAATTTCAGCGATAGAGAAATGATGGAAACATATGTTCCTCCGTTTAAAGCGGCTATCGACGCTGGAGTAGGAAGTGTGATGTGTGCCTACTCTGCAGTACAATCCATTCCTGCAACTGCAAATAAATACTTACTGACCGATCTATTAAAAAAGGAACTTGGTTTTGATGGTTTTTTAATGACCGATTGGAGTACGATTTCGAACTTGGTATACACAGGTGTTGCAGAAAATGATACTATTGCAGCAAAGTTGGCACTTGAAGCCGGAATTGAAATGGATATGAAAGCAGAAGTTTTTGTGAACCGATTACCTGATATGGTGAGGGATGGAATCGTGAAGGAAGCGTTGGTTGATAATGCGGTGAGGAAAGTATTGGAAGCAAAATATAAATTAGGCTTGTTCCAAGATCCTTACAGTTACTTTGATGAAACTCGAGAGAAAAAAGTAGTAATGAGTGCTGATCATCAACAAAAAGTGAAGCAAATGGCTTTGGAAAGTATGGTCTTACTTAAAAATGAAAATGTCTTACCCATTTCAGAAAAAAAGAAAAACATCGTAGTTGTCGGTCCGTTAGCTAAAACTAAGAAAGATTTATTAGGTTGGTGGTTCTGTAAAGGAGAAGAAGAAGATGTGATCTCTATTTATGAAGGAATTGAACAACATTCTTCTAAGCCAAAATTAAGATTTGCTCAAGGATGTGAGATTGATAGCTTTAGAGTTGCAGGTAAAGAACTGATACCTCAGGCAGTTAGAGCTGCTAAAAATGCAGATATAATTGTGGCAGTTATAGGAGAAGAATATTGGATGAGTGGAGAAGGTGGAGGAGTAGCTAACTTACGTCTACCAAGTGCTCAAGAAGAACTGATAGCAGAATTAGGAAAGTTAGGCAAACCTTTAGTTTCTGTGGTGGTATCAGGAAGACCGTATGTGTTGACAGATATTGCCGAACACTCCGATGCTGTACTTCAAGCTTGGATGCCTGGAACTATGGGAGGAGAAGCTGTTGCAGAAATCTTATTTGGTGATTTTAACCCGGTAGGAAGATTACCAATGACATTCCCTATTCACGAAGGTCAAGTACCAATTTATTATAATTACAGAAAGACATCCCACGATTTCAATGCTCCAGATCGTTATTCTACTCGTCATTTAGACATACCTCACGAGCCGCTTTATCCTTTCGGTTATGGTTTGAGTTATGCTAAATTCAGCTACGGTGAAATTGAATTGGATAAACCACAATTCTCTATGAACGAAGAGCTAACGGCAAGCATTGAAGTGACCAATATGGGAGAAGTCGAAGGAACGGAAACGGTACAAATGTATATCAGAGACAATGTTTGTCAGATCACTCGCCCTGTAAAAGAATTGAAAGGTTTTCAGAAAGTGAATCTATCACCAAATGAAATCAAAAAGGTTTCGTTTACCATCACTAAAGACGATTTAACCTATCTAGATAAGGACTTAAAAATGGCGGTTGATGCTGGAGAGTTTACGCTGTTTATTGGTCCAAATTCATCAGAAAATAAACAAACAACATTTACTCTTAAATAA
- the bglX gene encoding beta-glucosidase BglX, which translates to MKWKSYLSIVLMTVSSYSFGQNLVNKETEKKIDELLSKMTIEEKVGQTVQYSSLWELTGPMPNGESEKVLYEKIVSGKVGSLINITGTEAVRKAQELAINESRLGIPLIFGYDVIHGFKTMFPIPLAEASSFDPEVAKRSAEVAAEEAAAAGLNWTFAPMVDISRDARWGRVMEGAGEDTYLGAKFAYARVKGFQGDDLSSRKTVAATAKHFAAYGFSESGRDYNAVDISHSTLHNVVLPPFKACVDAGVATFMNSFNTIGGEPSTKNSYLQRDLLKGEWEFDGFIVSDWNSIGELQYQGVAGSPAEAAQQAIVAGSDMDMEGNCYSTSLGDLINQKKVNEELLDEAVRRILRVKFALGLFDDPFKYCDAAYEKETVYAEKFRKDALNAALKSIVLLKNEDQILPLNAQLDQVMLTGALAIDKDSPIGNWRAQAIPKSAVSLLEGMKEVQNNLTYVQGPDYVRNDSLTFLSLLDINETDRTGIKEAVKAAKKAKVVVIAMGENCFQSGEARSQSEIGFKGLQLELFEEIYKVNKNIVVVLMNGRPLDLTPIQDKAKAIVETWFLGTESGNAIAQVLYGEYNPSGKLPVSMPRGIGQLPIYYNKTNTGRPTNEDVIFTSRYTDIKSSPLYPFGYGLSYTTYDYKDLKLSSSKMIEEGNLEVSVKVTNTGKVAGEEIVQLYIRDKVASLARPLKELKRFEKITLKPEESKTIKFTLTKEDLAFYTSNNLWETEDGVFDIWVGPHSDEGLHATFEYVSNNVNQ; encoded by the coding sequence ATGAAATGGAAAAGTTATCTGTCAATTGTTTTAATGACAGTTTCCTCTTATTCCTTTGGTCAGAACCTTGTGAATAAAGAGACGGAAAAAAAGATAGATGAGTTATTGTCTAAAATGACCATCGAAGAAAAAGTTGGACAAACTGTTCAGTATTCAAGCTTATGGGAATTAACAGGTCCGATGCCTAATGGTGAAAGCGAGAAGGTGCTTTATGAGAAAATTGTATCCGGTAAAGTAGGTTCACTTATCAATATTACGGGTACTGAAGCAGTACGTAAAGCACAAGAATTAGCAATAAACGAATCGAGATTAGGTATCCCTTTAATCTTTGGTTACGATGTAATACATGGGTTTAAAACCATGTTCCCAATTCCATTGGCAGAGGCTTCTTCTTTTGATCCAGAAGTAGCTAAAAGATCTGCAGAAGTGGCGGCAGAAGAAGCTGCAGCAGCAGGCTTGAATTGGACATTTGCACCAATGGTCGATATCAGTAGAGATGCTCGATGGGGTAGAGTAATGGAAGGAGCCGGAGAAGATACATACTTAGGGGCAAAGTTTGCTTATGCAAGAGTGAAAGGTTTCCAAGGAGATGATTTGTCTTCAAGAAAAACAGTAGCAGCCACTGCCAAACACTTTGCAGCTTATGGTTTTTCTGAATCTGGACGAGATTATAATGCTGTAGATATTAGTCATTCTACCTTACACAATGTTGTTCTACCTCCATTTAAAGCTTGTGTAGACGCTGGTGTAGCCACATTTATGAACTCTTTCAATACCATTGGAGGTGAACCTTCTACAAAGAATAGTTATTTACAACGCGATCTTCTTAAAGGAGAATGGGAGTTTGATGGCTTTATCGTATCCGATTGGAATTCTATTGGCGAGTTGCAATATCAAGGAGTCGCAGGGTCTCCTGCAGAAGCGGCTCAACAAGCTATTGTTGCTGGTTCAGATATGGATATGGAAGGCAATTGTTACAGTACTTCTTTAGGTGATTTGATCAATCAAAAGAAAGTAAACGAGGAATTACTTGATGAAGCAGTACGAAGAATTTTGAGAGTTAAATTCGCTTTAGGTCTATTTGATGATCCTTTTAAGTATTGTGATGCAGCTTATGAAAAAGAAACTGTTTATGCGGAGAAATTCAGAAAAGATGCCCTTAATGCCGCTTTAAAATCAATCGTTTTATTGAAGAACGAAGATCAAATTCTTCCACTTAATGCCCAATTAGATCAAGTGATGTTGACAGGTGCATTAGCAATCGATAAAGATTCTCCTATTGGTAACTGGAGAGCACAAGCTATTCCAAAATCAGCAGTTTCTTTATTGGAAGGAATGAAAGAAGTTCAGAATAACCTGACCTATGTTCAAGGACCTGACTACGTAAGAAACGATTCCCTTACTTTCTTAAGCTTGTTGGATATCAACGAAACAGATAGAACAGGAATTAAAGAAGCCGTAAAAGCAGCGAAGAAAGCCAAAGTTGTGGTCATTGCAATGGGAGAAAATTGTTTCCAATCTGGTGAAGCAAGAAGTCAGTCAGAAATTGGCTTCAAAGGCCTACAATTGGAGTTGTTCGAAGAGATTTATAAAGTCAATAAAAATATAGTAGTTGTTTTAATGAATGGTCGTCCGTTGGATCTTACGCCAATTCAAGACAAAGCAAAAGCGATTGTAGAAACATGGTTCCTAGGAACAGAATCGGGGAATGCTATTGCACAAGTATTGTATGGGGAGTACAATCCATCGGGTAAACTACCTGTTTCAATGCCAAGAGGTATAGGGCAGTTACCTATTTATTATAACAAAACCAATACAGGTCGCCCAACGAACGAGGATGTGATCTTTACTTCAAGATATACAGACATAAAATCATCTCCGTTGTATCCGTTTGGCTATGGATTAAGTTATACGACCTACGACTACAAAGATCTTAAATTATCATCTTCAAAAATGATCGAAGAGGGAAATTTAGAAGTGTCAGTGAAGGTAACGAATACAGGAAAAGTAGCAGGAGAGGAGATTGTTCAGTTGTACATTAGAGACAAAGTAGCAAGCTTAGCTAGACCACTTAAAGAGTTAAAGAGATTTGAAAAAATCACATTAAAGCCTGAAGAGTCTAAAACCATCAAATTCACTTTAACGAAGGAAGATTTAGCCTTTTATACATCAAATAATCTTTGGGAAACTGAAGATGGAGTGTTTGATATTTGGGTGGGACCTCATTCTGATGAAGGTTTACATGCAACTTTCGAATATGTATCGAATAATGTCAATCAGTAA
- a CDS encoding family 43 glycosylhydrolase: MKKQTLFLLGLLLSTFSWAQKQILPDFHADPSIHFWEGKYWLYPSTDEKGSKTWNEMKRWSTYSSSDLVNWKDEGQIFSLDDISWASEAAFAPDAMEWKGKYYFFFPAGFQIGVAVSDRPNGPFKDALGKPLIKANAIDGVLTFDPCIFIDDDNTPYLYYGGGFGAAVVKLKEDVITLDGEIQKLPLKNYGEGIWVHKKDDTYYFSYPIHIERDGKTKQLLAYSTSDSPTGPFEYRGIILDNDSRNSHHSITEIDGQSYLFYHVQGPSPYERRVCVDYLNYYEDGSIQEVKMTKEGIQPLPIKQ, translated from the coding sequence ATGAAAAAACAGACATTATTCCTATTAGGCCTTTTATTATCCACTTTTAGTTGGGCACAAAAACAAATTTTGCCCGACTTCCATGCTGACCCTTCCATTCATTTTTGGGAGGGGAAGTATTGGCTTTATCCATCAACAGATGAGAAAGGTAGTAAGACTTGGAATGAGATGAAAAGATGGAGTACTTACTCTTCTTCAGACTTGGTCAATTGGAAAGACGAAGGACAAATATTTAGTTTAGATGACATTTCATGGGCATCAGAGGCGGCTTTTGCTCCTGATGCCATGGAATGGAAAGGGAAATATTATTTCTTCTTCCCGGCGGGGTTTCAGATTGGCGTTGCTGTATCGGATCGACCTAATGGACCTTTTAAAGATGCTTTAGGTAAACCGCTTATTAAAGCCAATGCAATTGATGGAGTACTGACTTTCGATCCATGTATTTTTATAGACGATGACAATACTCCCTATTTATATTATGGAGGTGGCTTCGGTGCAGCAGTCGTTAAATTAAAAGAAGACGTTATCACTTTAGATGGAGAAATTCAGAAGCTTCCATTGAAGAATTACGGAGAAGGAATTTGGGTGCATAAAAAAGACGATACCTATTATTTTTCTTATCCGATACATATCGAAAGAGATGGGAAAACAAAACAGTTATTGGCTTACAGTACATCGGATTCTCCCACAGGACCTTTTGAGTATAGAGGAATTATCTTGGATAATGATTCAAGAAATTCACATCATTCCATTACAGAAATCGATGGACAGTCGTATTTGTTTTATCACGTTCAAGGACCAAGTCCTTACGAAAGAAGAGTGTGTGTAGACTATTTGAATTACTATGAAGATGGAAGTATTCAAGAAGTAAAAATGACAAAAGAAGGCATTCAACCTTTACCTATAAAGCAATAG
- a CDS encoding glycoside hydrolase family 2 TIM barrel-domain containing protein, whose amino-acid sequence MKIRYTYHLLWLFMLQSMCLNAQDKKLKEWQDPSIFKINRLETHAHFIPFASDKEAKEKQSSYIKNLNGMWHFSYANTPTEREKEFYKSTFDVSKWDKIEVPGTIEVLGYGYPVYTNIPYPIELDKEVYIRPEDNPVGSYKTKFTVPKSWKKNKNILHFGGVASAFYVWVNGQFVGYSEGSKTPAEFDVSKYLRSGENDLAVEVYRYSSGTYLEDQDFWRLSGIHREVYLWSRPKVHLQDFTVDASFEYNSGNAKLSFTADVSKSTNEVNIKLLDGDGKEHLVQDLKARNGQVKLIKEIKNIQPWSAETPNVYDVVISLKGKSGETVEVIHQKVGFRKVEIKNAQLLVNGKPIYLKGVNLHEHDPIKGHVVQEETMLKDLKLMKANNINAVRTSHYPQPERFYELCLENGIYLCDEANIEIHGIGADLQGVVYDTLNHPAYMELWRPMHLDRVRRLYKRDRNQSAVIYWSLGNESSNGDNFFVCYDSLKSWDKTRPVVYEQADKARNTDMIVPMYDELDVIEEYAKGDDPRPYVLCEYAHSMGNSTGNLKEFWDLFERYPKLQGGFIWDWVDQGLLAYNKDGESYWAYGADFGPYDVPSDYNFCLNGLVNPDRVPQPALKEVKKVYQNVKIDWYNKDKHQINLTNKYDFITLDDFYLSYEVISNKAEVIFQSSIKLPPILPKKTSQVRLELDGINWDPQEDYYVTFQLKKKHPFPLLEVDHVYAEEQLLIQKSNDKRMADLGGENLNYSEAQGELTVTGLDFKVVFDTQSGLMKTLGTKKENRIEEGFNFDFFRGITDNDYGWLMEDVCRIWRPEHYQQKLTKFEVDKQGDRCEIKTEFSFTSEGKEFLRGQINYLIYPSKDVEVTASIVPMQKDLPIMPRFGLQAKMNKAFEDLGYFGRGPEENYVDKKSGMNINWYETKAKDTYYAYTRPQENGNHTETQYLSVKNHESNGLLFIAESKDFDFTAYPYSRADFLTPEVDKNASDLEKIKYKLKHTYDVQERDYLYLNIDYGQSGVAGNNTWGAMALPKYQLMPDNLSYSFRIKLIDYSTDIHSEGISRLKSIINKVE is encoded by the coding sequence ATGAAAATAAGATATACCTACCACCTACTTTGGCTGTTTATGCTCCAAAGTATGTGTTTAAATGCACAGGATAAAAAGCTAAAGGAATGGCAAGATCCAAGCATTTTTAAAATCAATCGATTAGAAACGCATGCACATTTTATTCCTTTTGCTTCGGACAAAGAAGCAAAGGAAAAGCAATCGAGTTATATCAAAAATTTGAATGGGATGTGGCATTTTTCTTATGCCAATACGCCAACAGAAAGAGAGAAAGAATTTTATAAATCTACATTTGATGTTTCGAAGTGGGATAAAATAGAAGTTCCTGGTACTATTGAGGTTTTAGGGTATGGCTACCCAGTCTATACCAACATTCCTTATCCGATAGAATTGGACAAAGAGGTATATATACGTCCAGAGGACAATCCTGTTGGTTCATATAAAACCAAGTTTACGGTACCAAAATCGTGGAAGAAAAATAAGAACATACTTCATTTCGGTGGAGTGGCTTCCGCTTTTTATGTATGGGTGAACGGTCAATTCGTTGGCTATAGTGAAGGCTCAAAAACACCCGCAGAATTTGATGTGAGCAAGTACTTACGATCTGGGGAAAACGATTTAGCGGTAGAAGTATACAGATACTCGAGTGGTACCTATTTAGAAGATCAAGACTTTTGGAGATTGAGTGGAATCCATAGAGAAGTTTATCTATGGTCGCGACCAAAAGTACATTTACAAGATTTTACCGTGGATGCTTCTTTCGAATACAATTCCGGAAATGCAAAATTGAGTTTTACTGCTGATGTTTCGAAATCAACTAATGAAGTGAACATCAAATTGTTGGATGGAGATGGGAAAGAACATTTAGTACAAGATCTGAAAGCTAGAAATGGACAAGTAAAGTTGATCAAAGAGATCAAAAACATTCAACCTTGGTCAGCAGAAACACCCAATGTATATGATGTCGTCATCTCACTGAAAGGAAAATCAGGAGAGACTGTAGAAGTGATTCATCAGAAAGTAGGCTTTAGAAAAGTAGAAATAAAGAATGCACAATTGTTAGTGAATGGTAAACCGATTTATCTCAAAGGCGTCAATTTACACGAACACGATCCGATTAAAGGTCACGTAGTACAAGAGGAAACGATGTTGAAGGATTTGAAATTGATGAAAGCCAATAATATCAATGCGGTACGTACTTCACATTATCCACAACCGGAAAGATTTTATGAGTTGTGTCTGGAGAATGGTATTTATTTATGTGATGAAGCCAACATAGAAATTCATGGTATTGGAGCCGATTTACAAGGTGTAGTTTACGATACGCTTAACCATCCGGCGTACATGGAATTGTGGCGACCAATGCACTTGGATCGTGTGAGAAGATTGTACAAAAGAGATAGAAATCAGTCAGCGGTTATTTATTGGTCATTAGGGAACGAAAGCAGTAATGGAGATAATTTCTTTGTGTGTTACGACTCCCTAAAAAGTTGGGATAAAACAAGACCTGTGGTATACGAACAAGCCGATAAAGCTAGAAATACGGACATGATCGTTCCTATGTACGATGAATTGGATGTCATAGAAGAGTATGCAAAAGGAGATGACCCAAGACCATATGTGCTTTGCGAATACGCACATTCGATGGGGAATTCGACAGGTAACCTTAAAGAGTTTTGGGATCTTTTCGAAAGGTATCCAAAGTTGCAAGGCGGCTTTATTTGGGACTGGGTGGACCAAGGGTTATTGGCCTACAACAAAGATGGCGAATCGTATTGGGCATATGGAGCCGATTTTGGTCCCTATGATGTGCCATCGGATTATAATTTCTGTTTGAATGGATTGGTGAATCCAGATCGTGTTCCTCAACCTGCTTTGAAAGAAGTAAAGAAGGTATATCAGAATGTGAAAATCGATTGGTATAACAAGGATAAACATCAAATAAACCTGACAAATAAATATGATTTTATTACGTTAGACGATTTCTATTTATCCTATGAAGTGATCTCTAACAAAGCTGAGGTGATCTTTCAATCGTCTATCAAATTGCCGCCAATATTACCAAAGAAAACATCCCAAGTTCGATTGGAGTTGGATGGTATTAATTGGGATCCTCAAGAGGATTATTATGTCACTTTTCAATTGAAGAAAAAACATCCGTTCCCATTATTGGAGGTAGACCATGTTTATGCAGAGGAGCAGTTATTGATTCAAAAATCAAACGATAAAAGAATGGCTGATTTGGGTGGAGAAAACCTAAACTATTCAGAAGCTCAAGGAGAATTAACGGTAACTGGTCTCGATTTTAAAGTAGTATTTGATACTCAATCGGGTTTAATGAAAACATTAGGAACGAAAAAAGAAAATCGAATTGAAGAAGGTTTTAACTTCGATTTCTTTAGAGGAATTACCGACAACGATTATGGCTGGTTGATGGAAGATGTTTGCCGTATTTGGCGACCTGAACATTACCAACAAAAGCTGACGAAGTTTGAGGTGGATAAGCAAGGTGATCGATGTGAAATAAAAACAGAATTTTCATTCACTTCAGAAGGAAAAGAGTTTCTTCGCGGTCAAATCAATTATTTGATATACCCTTCTAAAGATGTAGAAGTAACCGCTTCGATTGTACCTATGCAAAAGGATTTACCAATTATGCCAAGGTTTGGTCTTCAAGCTAAAATGAATAAAGCATTTGAGGATTTGGGTTATTTTGGTAGAGGTCCAGAAGAGAATTATGTCGATAAAAAATCGGGAATGAACATCAATTGGTATGAGACGAAAGCAAAGGATACCTACTATGCTTATACACGTCCACAGGAAAATGGTAATCATACCGAAACTCAATATTTATCGGTAAAAAATCACGAAAGTAATGGGTTATTATTTATAGCAGAAAGCAAAGATTTTGATTTCACAGCATATCCGTATAGCAGAGCCGATTTCTTAACGCCTGAAGTGGATAAAAATGCGAGTGATTTAGAGAAGATAAAATACAAGTTGAAGCATACTTATGATGTTCAGGAAAGAGACTATTTGTACCTGAATATCGATTATGGACAAAGTGGTGTGGCAGGGAACAATACTTGGGGAGCCATGGCTTTACCGAAGTATCAATTAATGCCAGATAACCTAAGTTATTCGTTTAGAATCAAGTTAATTGATTATAGCACGGATATACATTCAGAAGGAATTTCAAGGTTAAAATCAATTATAAATAAAGTAGAATAA
- a CDS encoding FecR family protein — MKDTYNKSDFFEKIKQPKRSNHFLSWVYEIKDEKEVDGWMQEQWENADKDVEDFNADKVWSQIHKQTSGFNIYKTRVLNNYQKVAAVVLPVLLSIGLIYSLMNVDFGQNSNEGFSRVVVPEGGKSHIVLPDQSEVWINGNSEIIYPNDFDGDTRSITLKGEAHFDVTHNKKKPFIVNVQDVSVRVLGTSFNVEENKETGEIVTTLVEGSIATKLPKLKKELLIKPGQQLVYNEKKSHYKLQKVDVRLYTGWKDGVLDIDNISLEETVIHLSKWYGTDIILEGKELNDLSVKAIIKGESLEDVLSLFDKTMHLQHRNENNKVVLYRK; from the coding sequence ATGAAAGACACTTATAACAAGTCAGATTTTTTTGAGAAAATCAAACAGCCGAAAAGAAGCAATCATTTTTTGTCTTGGGTTTATGAAATCAAAGATGAGAAAGAGGTGGACGGCTGGATGCAGGAACAGTGGGAAAATGCCGATAAAGATGTAGAAGATTTCAACGCCGATAAGGTGTGGTCACAGATCCATAAACAGACATCAGGATTCAATATTTACAAAACACGTGTATTAAATAATTACCAAAAAGTAGCTGCAGTGGTATTGCCGGTGTTGTTATCAATTGGTTTGATTTACAGTTTGATGAATGTTGACTTTGGACAAAATAGCAACGAAGGTTTTAGTAGAGTTGTCGTTCCAGAAGGAGGTAAATCACATATCGTTTTACCAGATCAATCGGAGGTTTGGATTAATGGAAATAGTGAGATCATTTATCCTAATGATTTTGATGGAGATACCAGGTCGATCACTTTAAAAGGAGAAGCTCATTTCGATGTAACACATAATAAAAAGAAACCTTTTATCGTGAATGTTCAAGATGTTTCTGTAAGAGTATTGGGGACGTCTTTTAACGTTGAGGAAAATAAAGAAACTGGTGAGATTGTCACCACATTAGTAGAAGGAAGTATAGCTACGAAGCTTCCTAAACTGAAAAAAGAACTCTTAATAAAGCCAGGTCAACAGTTAGTCTATAATGAGAAAAAGTCTCATTATAAGCTTCAAAAAGTGGATGTTAGATTATACACTGGATGGAAAGATGGTGTGTTAGATATCGATAACATCTCATTAGAAGAAACCGTTATCCATCTATCAAAATGGTACGGAACGGATATTATTTTAGAAGGGAAGGAGTTGAATGATTTGTCTGTGAAAGCTATAATCAAAGGCGAATCATTAGAAGATGTTTTATCTCTCTTTGATAAAACTATGCACTTACAGCACAGAAATGAAAACAACAAAGTAGTGCTGTATCGAAAATAG